In bacterium 336/3, the following proteins share a genomic window:
- a CDS encoding ABC transporter permease yields MEQLGRYLIFLKQLFVHREKFRVYVNLVIDECVYIGIDSIFLVTIVSTFIGAVTAIQTAYNLVSPLIPLTVIGLLVRDTTLLELAPTITSIVLAGKVGSNIAGNLGTMRITEQIDALEVMGINSVSYLVLPKIIASIIVFPMLVVIAGFLSILGGYIAGVFTGVVTEEQFISGVRQGFIPYNVTFALIKSVVFAFLIATISAFKGYYTRGGALEVGQSSTKAVTASAIAILFADYVLAQLLL; encoded by the coding sequence ATGGAGCAACTTGGTAGGTATCTAATTTTCTTGAAACAATTATTTGTTCATCGAGAAAAATTTAGAGTGTATGTAAATTTAGTAATAGATGAATGTGTCTATATTGGAATAGACTCTATTTTTTTAGTAACGATTGTTTCTACTTTTATTGGAGCTGTTACAGCTATCCAAACAGCTTATAACCTTGTCAGCCCTCTTATTCCTCTTACTGTCATAGGTTTACTTGTAAGAGATACTACACTTTTGGAGTTAGCACCCACCATTACAAGTATTGTTTTAGCGGGTAAAGTTGGCTCTAATATAGCGGGTAACTTAGGTACTATGCGAATAACAGAACAAATTGATGCTTTAGAAGTAATGGGAATCAATTCTGTTTCTTATTTAGTTTTACCTAAAATTATAGCTTCTATTATCGTATTTCCAATGTTAGTAGTTATAGCTGGATTCTTGTCTATTTTGGGTGGCTATATTGCTGGAGTATTTACAGGAGTGGTTACAGAAGAACAATTTATTTCAGGTGTAAGACAAGGTTTCATTCCCTATAACGTTACTTTTGCACTGATTAAATCTGTTGTATTTGCATTCTTAATAGCCACCATATCAGCATTTAAAGGATATTATACAAGAGGAGGAGCTTTGGAAGTAGGGCAGTCAAGTACAAAAGCTGTAACTGCGAGTGCTATTGCCATTTTGTTTGCCGATTATGTATTGGCTCAATTGTTGTTATAA
- a CDS encoding dihydroorotase, translated as MFLIQSATILDSQSPYHKQKKDILISNGKIEKIADVIAPQNSYQIIQSDSLHVSQGFVDMRCHVPDLGYEYKETLSSARSAAMAGGFTEICILPNMQPALDTKDSLAYILRENSSHLVQIRAIAALTLKNKGEDLSEMIDLHHAGAIAFSDGLHPSQNADIILKSLQYLQPFNALLIQRPEDTLLTRYGQMHEGITSTQLGLKGMPAIAEVLMIQRDLEILRYTKGKIHFSCLSTAKSVELIRQAKREGLNVTCDVSAHQLFFTDEVLEGFDTNFKVNPPFRLESDKQALWEGLSDGTIDCIVSDHQPQDIESKDLEFDLAAFGVIALETAFSAVITQNKILPLEQLIEKLTDNPREILGISSTPIKEGNLVNITVWDNKKEWVYTEKNILSKSKNSPFIGMTLQGKVLAVFNTGKAQTYGAEKG; from the coding sequence ATGTTTTTAATTCAATCAGCCACCATACTTGACTCTCAAAGTCCATATCATAAACAAAAGAAAGATATTTTAATTAGTAATGGGAAAATTGAAAAGATAGCAGATGTTATAGCACCTCAAAATTCTTATCAAATTATCCAATCAGATAGTTTGCACGTTTCTCAAGGTTTTGTAGATATGCGTTGTCATGTTCCTGATTTGGGTTATGAATACAAAGAAACGCTTTCTTCTGCTCGAAGTGCTGCTATGGCTGGTGGATTTACAGAAATTTGCATTTTGCCCAATATGCAACCAGCCTTAGATACAAAAGACAGTTTGGCTTATATTTTAAGAGAAAATTCATCTCATTTGGTGCAAATACGTGCCATTGCTGCTCTTACTTTAAAAAACAAAGGAGAAGATTTATCTGAAATGATTGATTTGCACCATGCTGGTGCAATTGCTTTTTCTGATGGACTACATCCAAGCCAAAATGCAGATATTATTCTGAAAAGTTTGCAATATTTACAACCTTTCAATGCCCTGCTGATTCAACGCCCCGAAGATACTTTGCTCACACGCTATGGGCAAATGCACGAAGGCATTACTTCTACCCAATTGGGGCTAAAAGGAATGCCTGCTATTGCAGAAGTATTGATGATACAACGAGATTTGGAAATATTGAGATATACCAAAGGAAAAATTCATTTTTCTTGTCTCTCTACTGCAAAATCTGTGGAGTTAATTCGGCAGGCGAAAAGAGAGGGGCTAAATGTTACTTGTGATGTATCTGCTCATCAGCTTTTCTTTACAGATGAAGTATTAGAAGGCTTTGATACAAATTTCAAAGTAAATCCTCCTTTCAGATTGGAAAGTGATAAGCAAGCTCTTTGGGAAGGCTTGAGTGATGGAACAATAGATTGTATTGTTTCAGACCATCAGCCCCAAGATATTGAAAGCAAAGATTTAGAATTTGATTTGGCTGCATTTGGTGTTATTGCTTTAGAAACTGCTTTTTCGGCTGTTATTACTCAAAATAAAATTTTGCCTTTAGAGCAACTCATTGAAAAACTTACCGATAATCCCAGAGAAATATTAGGTATTTCATCTACTCCTATCAAAGAGGGTAATTTAGTTAATATAACTGTGTGGGATAACAAAAAAGAATGGGTTTACACAGAGAAAAATATTCTTTCTAAATCTAAAAATTCGCCTTTTATTGGAATGACATTACAAGGAAAAGTTTTGGCAGTTTTCAATACAGGAAAAGCACAAACTTATGGAGCAGAAAAAGGTTAG
- a CDS encoding chemotaxis protein CheR, with translation MLQQEIEISELRLITDLIKQKYDYDFGNYAMSSFKRRVARVLELYKMDSVSTLLRRLDIDAKFFKEFLAEITVNVTEMFRDPTFWVELKAHIIPHIRQNNEKFSIWHAGCSSGEEVYSMAILLEEMGILDNVKIVATDIDHVILDKAREAHYHIKNMEVNKKNYATFGGVYNLENYYREEGGKAVMDQNLVRNVEFREQNLVTGSAFSKFDLILCRNVMIYFNQTLQNQVLKLFHESLHKYAYLAIGSKESLIWCELANKFIVVNNEEKIYKKIRD, from the coding sequence ATGTTACAGCAAGAAATAGAGATTAGTGAACTTCGTCTAATTACGGACCTCATTAAACAAAAATATGATTACGATTTTGGTAATTATGCTATGTCTTCTTTTAAGAGGCGTGTTGCTCGTGTGTTGGAACTCTATAAAATGGACAGTGTATCTACATTGTTGAGAAGATTAGATATAGATGCTAAATTTTTTAAAGAATTTTTAGCAGAAATCACGGTAAATGTGACCGAAATGTTCAGAGACCCAACCTTTTGGGTTGAACTCAAAGCTCATATTATTCCTCACATCAGACAAAATAACGAAAAGTTTTCCATTTGGCATGCTGGCTGTTCTTCTGGAGAAGAAGTTTATTCCATGGCTATTTTACTTGAAGAAATGGGAATTTTGGATAATGTGAAAATTGTAGCCACAGACATAGACCATGTTATTTTAGATAAAGCAAGAGAAGCCCATTATCATATCAAGAACATGGAAGTCAATAAGAAAAACTATGCAACTTTTGGAGGAGTTTACAACTTAGAAAATTATTATAGAGAAGAAGGTGGAAAAGCTGTAATGGACCAAAATTTAGTAAGAAATGTAGAATTTAGAGAGCAAAATCTTGTAACTGGTTCAGCTTTTAGCAAGTTCGACTTGATTCTTTGCCGAAATGTCATGATATACTTCAATCAAACCCTTCAAAATCAGGTACTAAAACTATTTCATGAAAGTTTGCATAAATACGCTTATTTAGCTATTGGCTCTAAAGAGTCATTGATATGGTGTGAGTTGGCAAATAAGTTTATTGTAGTAAATAATGAAGAAAAAATTTATAAGAAAATTAGGGACTAA
- a CDS encoding 50S ribosomal protein L19, with protein sequence MKNVLMQAVDAELAPNRTDIPEFRAGDTVNVHVKIKEGNKERIQQFQGVVIQRKNSSTVNETFTVRKVSNGVGVERIFPILSPMVDKIELVRKGKVRRSRIYYLRGKMGKAARIKERV encoded by the coding sequence ATGAAAAATGTGTTGATGCAAGCTGTTGATGCTGAATTAGCTCCTAACCGTACAGATATACCTGAATTCAGAGCAGGTGATACGGTAAATGTTCATGTGAAAATCAAAGAAGGTAACAAAGAACGTATCCAACAATTCCAAGGAGTTGTTATCCAAAGAAAAAACTCAAGCACTGTAAATGAAACATTTACAGTTCGTAAAGTTTCTAATGGTGTAGGTGTTGAGCGTATTTTCCCTATTCTTTCTCCAATGGTAGATAAAATCGAATTGGTAAGAAAAGGTAAAGTTCGCCGTTCAAGAATCTACTACTTACGTGGTAAAATGGGTAAAGCTGCTCGTATTAAAGAAAGAGTTTAG
- a CDS encoding ribose 5-phosphate isomerase, which yields MKIAIGSDHAGFEYKELIKRFLASKNIEVTDFGTNSSDSVDYPDFAHPVANTVENQESNLGILVCGSGNGVAITANKHKNIRAALCWTVELAELARQHNDANVLCVPARFVSIEVAQNMVNAFLNTAFEGGRHSNRVSKITVGC from the coding sequence ATGAAAATTGCTATTGGCTCTGACCATGCAGGCTTTGAATACAAAGAACTTATTAAAAGGTTTTTAGCTTCCAAAAATATAGAAGTTACAGATTTTGGCACAAACTCTTCAGATTCGGTAGATTACCCTGACTTCGCTCATCCTGTTGCAAATACAGTTGAAAATCAGGAAAGTAATCTTGGTATTCTAGTTTGTGGGAGTGGTAATGGGGTAGCTATTACAGCCAATAAACATAAGAATATCCGAGCTGCTCTCTGTTGGACTGTTGAGCTTGCTGAACTTGCTCGACAACATAATGATGCCAATGTTTTATGTGTGCCTGCTCGCTTTGTAAGCATTGAGGTAGCTCAAAATATGGTGAACGCATTTTTGAATACAGCTTTTGAAGGAGGTAGACACAGCAACCGTGTTTCTAAAATAACAGTTGGTTGTTAA
- a CDS encoding nucleoside diphosphate kinase codes for MATNRTFSMIKPDAVEAGNIGAILKMMEEAGFRIVAMRMTKLSKGRAGQFYEVHKERPFYNDLCEYMSSGHVVALILEKENAVADFRKLIGATNPANAEDGTIRKLFAKSIEANAVHGSDSDENAAIEGAFFFSRMQQY; via the coding sequence ATGGCAACTAATAGAACTTTCTCAATGATTAAGCCTGATGCAGTAGAGGCTGGTAACATCGGAGCTATCTTGAAAATGATGGAAGAAGCAGGATTTAGAATTGTAGCAATGAGAATGACAAAACTTTCCAAAGGAAGAGCTGGTCAGTTCTACGAAGTTCACAAAGAAAGACCATTTTATAATGATTTATGCGAATATATGTCTTCTGGGCATGTTGTGGCTCTTATTTTAGAAAAAGAAAATGCAGTTGCTGACTTCCGTAAATTGATTGGAGCTACTAATCCTGCTAATGCAGAAGATGGTACTATCCGTAAATTATTTGCAAAATCTATTGAAGCAAATGCTGTTCATGGTTCTGACTCTGATGAGAATGCTGCTATCGAAGGAGCTTTCTTCTTCTCAAGAATGCAACAATATTAA
- a CDS encoding chemotaxis protein CheB, translated as MNISLTKSKYNLSNQYKAIVIGGSAGSFQVISKILQNLPEDFQVPIIMCLHRLKDVRNGFVEALNIKSAKLIEEPEDKEQIRKGKIYLAPANYHLGFELGNTFSISTEGMFNNSRPAIDITFTTAAYVFRNKLIGILLSGANKDGALGMKRIAEKGGLTIIQEPSECLIDTMPTSALKETAIDYILTTDEILDFLNQLHYHYV; from the coding sequence ATGAATATCAGTCTTACAAAAAGCAAATATAATCTTAGCAATCAGTACAAAGCCATTGTAATAGGTGGGTCGGCTGGAAGTTTTCAGGTAATTAGTAAAATTTTACAAAATTTACCCGAAGACTTTCAAGTTCCTATTATTATGTGTTTGCATAGACTCAAAGATGTAAGAAATGGATTTGTAGAAGCTCTGAATATCAAAAGTGCCAAACTGATAGAAGAACCTGAAGACAAAGAGCAAATCAGAAAAGGGAAAATATATTTAGCTCCAGCCAATTATCATTTAGGTTTTGAATTAGGAAATACTTTTTCAATCTCTACTGAAGGAATGTTTAATAATTCCAGACCAGCCATTGATATTACATTCACAACAGCAGCTTATGTATTTCGTAATAAACTAATTGGCATTCTACTTTCAGGGGCAAATAAAGATGGAGCTTTGGGCATGAAAAGAATTGCAGAAAAAGGTGGATTAACTATCATTCAAGAACCTTCAGAATGTCTGATTGATACTATGCCAACCTCTGCATTAAAAGAAACTGCCATTGATTACATACTTACTACAGATGAAATTTTAGATTTCCTCAATCAGCTACACTATCATTATGTTTAG
- a CDS encoding tRNA (guanine-N1)-methyltransferase: MRIDIISVVPHLLESPFSHSILKRAIEKGLVEVVVHNLRDYGLGKHRTTDDYQFGGGAGMVMMIEPIDKCISKLKAERDYDEIIYMTPDGERFNQKMANQLSLKGNLIMLCGHYKGIDERIREHFITKEISIGDYVLSGGELAAAVVSDAIIRLLPGVLSDETSALTDSFQDNFLAPPVYTRPEDYNGWQVPEILLSGDHKKIDAWRFEQSLERTKIRRPDLLNHE, translated from the coding sequence ATGCGAATAGATATTATTAGTGTTGTTCCTCATCTACTTGAAAGCCCCTTCTCTCATAGCATTCTTAAAAGAGCTATTGAAAAAGGATTGGTAGAAGTGGTTGTACATAATTTACGAGATTACGGATTAGGAAAACATAGAACTACAGATGATTATCAGTTTGGAGGTGGAGCAGGAATGGTGATGATGATAGAGCCTATTGATAAATGCATCAGTAAACTCAAAGCTGAAAGAGATTATGATGAAATTATTTATATGACTCCTGACGGTGAACGTTTTAATCAGAAAATGGCTAATCAGCTTTCACTTAAAGGGAATTTGATTATGCTTTGTGGACATTATAAGGGGATTGATGAGCGTATAAGAGAACATTTTATTACTAAAGAGATCAGTATTGGCGATTATGTACTTTCAGGTGGAGAACTTGCTGCTGCTGTGGTTTCTGATGCTATCATCAGATTACTGCCTGGGGTTCTTTCTGATGAAACATCAGCTCTTACAGATTCTTTTCAAGATAATTTCTTAGCTCCACCAGTTTATACACGCCCCGAAGATTATAATGGATGGCAAGTTCCTGAAATTTTACTTTCTGGAGACCACAAAAAAATTGATGCTTGGCGTTTTGAACAATCATTAGAACGAACCAAAATCAGAAGACCAGACTTATTAAATCACGAATAA
- a CDS encoding single-stranded-DNA-specific exonuclease RecJ, whose translation MAEIRWIQRPKPDPKIVQELSKSVGIDENLAYLLAQREITSFDDAKLFFRPKLEHLHDPFLMKDMDKAVERLDKAITNEEKIMVFGDYDVDGTTSVALVYQFLLKFYQHLIYYIPDRYKEGYGVSKQGIDYAKENGFSLIIALDCGVKSVDLIAYANSLGVDFIVCDHHLPGKEIPKAVAVLDPKRSDCQYPYKELSGCGVGFKLLQAYSIHKNIDLNELYQFLDLVVVSIACDIVPITGENRVLAFYGLDKLNKKPMLGLRKLMQVAGFSEDKDMTIMNVVFGIGPRINAAGRIEHASNAVKLLVSNNDEEANRFVEHIQENNKDRKDFDKNITKEALDMILADNLQKSKSTVLYKESWHKGVIGIVASRCIEHYHRPTIILTHSNGKAAGSARSVPDFDVHEAIEACSDLLEQFGGHKHAAGLTMKIENIPAFQQKFEQIVASTITPEQLIPRLDIDMILPLRNANDRFMRILNQIAPFGPGNMQPTFVSENVVAVQGETKLVGKDHPQLHIKFKVKQENSADFDAIAFNMAQHYEQIDSGQPFDICYHLEENHFNNKTTLQIRIKDIKFK comes from the coding sequence ATGGCTGAAATACGTTGGATACAACGCCCCAAACCTGACCCTAAAATAGTACAAGAACTTTCTAAGTCTGTGGGCATAGATGAAAATTTAGCTTATTTACTTGCTCAAAGAGAAATTACGAGTTTTGATGATGCAAAGTTATTTTTCAGACCTAAATTAGAACATCTCCATGATCCTTTTTTAATGAAGGATATGGATAAAGCTGTTGAGAGATTGGACAAAGCCATTACCAATGAAGAAAAAATTATGGTTTTTGGTGATTATGATGTAGATGGGACAACTTCGGTAGCTTTGGTATATCAGTTTTTACTTAAATTTTATCAACACCTTATATATTATATACCTGATAGATATAAAGAAGGATACGGAGTTTCTAAGCAAGGCATTGATTATGCCAAAGAAAACGGATTTTCACTTATTATTGCTTTAGATTGTGGGGTAAAATCTGTTGATTTAATTGCATACGCCAATAGTTTAGGGGTTGATTTTATTGTTTGTGACCACCATTTACCTGGCAAAGAAATACCAAAAGCTGTAGCTGTTTTAGACCCAAAACGTTCTGATTGTCAGTATCCTTACAAAGAGCTTTCTGGTTGTGGTGTTGGGTTCAAACTTTTGCAGGCTTATTCTATTCATAAAAATATAGATTTGAATGAGTTATATCAATTTTTAGATTTAGTAGTTGTAAGTATAGCCTGCGATATTGTGCCTATTACTGGCGAAAACAGAGTTTTAGCTTTTTATGGATTAGACAAACTCAACAAAAAACCGATGTTAGGGCTTAGAAAATTGATGCAGGTAGCTGGTTTTTCTGAAGACAAAGATATGACCATTATGAATGTGGTTTTTGGTATTGGACCTCGCATTAATGCTGCTGGAAGAATTGAGCATGCTTCTAATGCTGTTAAGCTTTTGGTAAGTAATAATGATGAAGAAGCTAATAGATTTGTAGAACACATACAAGAGAATAATAAAGATAGAAAAGACTTTGATAAAAATATTACCAAAGAAGCATTAGATATGATTTTGGCTGATAATCTCCAGAAGTCCAAATCTACTGTTTTGTATAAAGAAAGCTGGCATAAAGGTGTGATTGGAATTGTAGCTTCACGTTGTATTGAGCATTATCATCGTCCTACTATTATTCTTACACATTCTAATGGAAAAGCTGCTGGTTCAGCAAGGTCTGTTCCCGATTTTGATGTACATGAAGCAATAGAAGCCTGTTCCGATTTATTAGAACAATTTGGCGGACACAAACATGCTGCTGGTCTTACAATGAAAATTGAGAATATTCCTGCCTTTCAACAAAAATTTGAACAGATTGTAGCATCTACTATTACCCCAGAGCAACTTATCCCACGTTTGGATATAGATATGATTTTGCCTTTGAGAAATGCTAATGATAGATTTATGAGGATTTTGAATCAAATAGCCCCTTTTGGTCCAGGTAATATGCAACCTACTTTTGTTTCAGAAAATGTAGTGGCTGTTCAAGGCGAAACCAAACTTGTGGGCAAAGACCATCCTCAATTACATATCAAATTTAAAGTAAAACAAGAAAATTCAGCAGATTTTGATGCCATTGCATTCAATATGGCTCAACACTATGAACAAATTGATAGTGGACAACCTTTTGATATTTGTTATCATTTAGAAGAAAATCATTTTAATAATAAAACAACTCTACAAATTCGTATCAAGGACATTAAATTTAAGTAG
- a CDS encoding adenylate kinase, translating into MLNLVIFGPPGAGKGTQSDKLIAKYNLHHISTGDLFRKHIKEQTELGKKVKEYTDNGILVPDEITIAMLKGVLDDNKGITGFIFDGFPRTVTQAEMLDKFMKEQGTAIHAVVALNVSEDEVRTRLAKRKEIENRSDDEEEKINKRIFEYYNKTMHVLPYYHGQGKLHKIEGVGEVETIFSTICAAIDSVK; encoded by the coding sequence ATGTTAAATCTTGTTATTTTCGGACCTCCAGGTGCTGGTAAAGGCACACAAAGCGACAAACTTATCGCAAAGTATAATCTGCATCATATTTCTACAGGAGATTTATTTCGCAAGCACATCAAAGAGCAAACAGAATTGGGGAAAAAGGTAAAGGAATATACAGATAATGGTATTTTGGTACCTGATGAAATTACAATTGCTATGCTAAAAGGTGTTTTGGATGACAACAAAGGTATAACAGGTTTTATTTTTGATGGTTTCCCTCGTACCGTAACTCAAGCTGAGATGCTTGATAAATTTATGAAGGAACAAGGAACAGCCATCCATGCTGTAGTAGCTCTAAATGTAAGTGAAGATGAAGTCAGAACTCGTTTGGCAAAAAGAAAAGAAATTGAAAATCGTTCTGATGATGAAGAAGAAAAAATCAACAAACGTATTTTTGAATACTATAATAAAACCATGCATGTACTCCCCTATTACCATGGACAAGGCAAATTACACAAGATAGAAGGTGTAGGTGAAGTAGAAACAATTTTTAGCACTATTTGTGCTGCGATTGATAGTGTAAAATAA
- a CDS encoding N-acetyl-alpha-D-glucosaminyl L-malate synthase → MKIGVVCYPTFGGSGVVATELGKALAQKGHQIHFITYSQPVRLDFFNENIFYHEVYIPNYPLFQHAPYELALTSKMVDVVSNTHLDLLHVHYAIPHASAAILARQILQTKGIEIPVVTTLHGTDITLVGKDPSFEPVVTHSINMSDGVTTVSESLKKDTLEHFDIKKDIEVIQNFVDLERFKKQKKDHFKGVICPNNEKLLVHTSNFRKVKRMEDVVAVFAEVKKYIPAKLLLVGDGPERPKIEQLCRDLELEKCVHFLGKLDAVEEVLSVADVFMMPSETESFGLAALEAMACEVPVISSNAGGLPELNIHGVTGFLSPVGDVNDMIKNTLIILDENNLPKFKANALARAKEFELSKILPKYEAFYQKVLEESRGKYVGKASHLTS, encoded by the coding sequence ATGAAAATAGGTGTTGTATGTTATCCAACCTTTGGGGGTAGTGGTGTAGTCGCTACGGAATTAGGGAAAGCATTAGCTCAAAAAGGCCATCAAATTCATTTTATTACATATTCTCAACCAGTTCGTTTAGATTTTTTCAATGAGAATATCTTTTATCATGAAGTGTATATCCCAAATTACCCTTTGTTTCAACATGCACCTTATGAATTAGCTCTTACTAGCAAAATGGTAGATGTTGTATCTAATACTCATTTGGATTTATTACATGTACACTATGCCATCCCACATGCTTCTGCTGCCATTTTAGCTCGTCAAATTTTACAAACTAAAGGAATAGAAATCCCAGTTGTCACTACTTTACATGGTACAGATATTACACTTGTAGGGAAAGATCCTTCTTTTGAACCTGTTGTTACACACAGTATCAATATGTCGGATGGTGTAACTACCGTTTCTGAAAGTTTGAAAAAAGATACACTTGAGCATTTTGATATAAAGAAAGACATTGAAGTAATTCAGAACTTTGTAGATTTAGAAAGGTTCAAAAAGCAGAAGAAAGATCACTTTAAAGGGGTAATTTGCCCAAATAATGAAAAGTTGCTTGTTCATACTTCCAATTTTAGAAAAGTAAAGCGTATGGAAGATGTGGTAGCTGTTTTTGCCGAAGTGAAAAAGTATATCCCTGCCAAATTGCTTTTGGTAGGTGATGGACCTGAACGTCCCAAAATAGAACAACTTTGTAGAGATTTAGAACTTGAGAAATGTGTGCATTTTCTAGGGAAATTAGATGCTGTTGAGGAAGTTCTTTCTGTGGCTGATGTATTTATGATGCCTTCAGAAACTGAAAGTTTTGGACTCGCTGCTTTGGAAGCAATGGCTTGTGAAGTTCCTGTTATTTCTTCAAATGCAGGCGGGTTACCTGAATTGAACATCCATGGTGTAACAGGTTTTTTAAGTCCTGTTGGAGATGTAAATGATATGATAAAGAATACTTTGATTATTTTAGACGAAAATAATCTGCCTAAATTTAAAGCCAATGCTTTAGCAAGAGCCAAAGAGTTTGAACTCTCTAAAATTCTTCCTAAGTATGAAGCTTTTTATCAGAAAGTATTGGAAGAAAGTAGAGGGAAATATGTTGGAAAAGCAAGTCATTTAACTTCATAA
- a CDS encoding N5-carboxyaminoimidazole ribonucleotide mutase → MVAQVGIIMGSQSDLAVMQEAADFLTEMGVAYELTIVSAHRTPERMFDYAKTAYERGLRVIIAGAGGAAHLPGMVASLTSLPVVGVPVKSSNSIDGWDSILSILQMPSGVPVATVALNGARNAGILAAQILATSNSELYERLVIFKESLKEKVNQQIKAIEK, encoded by the coding sequence ATGGTAGCTCAAGTAGGAATTATTATGGGAAGTCAATCTGATTTGGCAGTTATGCAAGAGGCTGCTGACTTTTTGACAGAAATGGGAGTAGCGTATGAACTAACAATTGTTTCGGCTCACCGTACTCCAGAACGAATGTTCGATTATGCCAAAACAGCTTACGAAAGAGGTTTGCGTGTCATTATTGCAGGAGCAGGAGGGGCAGCTCATTTACCAGGCATGGTAGCATCTCTTACATCTCTTCCTGTTGTTGGAGTTCCTGTAAAATCTTCGAATTCTATTGATGGGTGGGATTCTATTCTTTCTATTCTTCAAATGCCTTCGGGCGTACCAGTGGCTACGGTAGCTCTAAATGGAGCAAGAAATGCAGGAATTTTGGCTGCTCAAATTTTAGCCACATCTAATTCAGAGCTTTATGAAAGACTGGTCATATTCAAAGAATCTCTGAAAGAAAAAGTTAATCAACAAATCAAAGCAATAGAAAAATGA
- a CDS encoding ABC transporter permease, giving the protein MNKIWLIIQREYLVRVRKKSFIIMTLLTPILFAALMVVPAWIANSSAFKEDKNIQVLDQSKLFGNKLKSTEKIKFQIIDTDSLNARKDFEKSKSYALLIIPKMTLANPQGFKLVGKKNVSFDVENYLEDELERIIRDERMLALNIKQEDLDKTKAKVRISTETQEGKESSSGIIYAVSFLGAILIYMSVLLYGVQVMRSVIEEKTNRIVEVMISSVKPVQLMLGKILGVAAVGLTQFLLWILLTFAISTGVSAALGVDAKDPRIEQMKELSKNNPNIEKVEKKSSGDMLANINKGLSNLNIPLIIGCFLFYFVFGYLLYSAMFAAVGSAGDNETEAQQFTLPVSLPLILGFILAQSIINEPNGGLAFWMSMIPFTSPVVMMVRVASGVPTWELILSMSLLIGGFLGITWVAARIYRVGILMYGKKVNFKEIIKWMIHG; this is encoded by the coding sequence ATGAACAAAATTTGGTTGATTATCCAAAGAGAATATTTAGTAAGAGTTCGTAAGAAGTCTTTTATTATTATGACACTTCTTACACCTATTTTATTTGCGGCTTTAATGGTTGTTCCTGCCTGGATTGCAAACTCTTCAGCATTTAAAGAAGATAAAAATATTCAGGTATTAGACCAAAGTAAATTGTTTGGGAACAAACTCAAAAGTACAGAAAAAATCAAGTTTCAAATCATTGATACCGATTCTTTAAATGCTCGAAAAGATTTTGAAAAGTCTAAAAGCTATGCTCTTCTAATAATTCCCAAAATGACTTTGGCTAATCCTCAAGGCTTTAAACTCGTAGGAAAGAAAAATGTAAGTTTTGATGTAGAAAATTATTTAGAAGATGAGTTAGAACGTATTATTAGAGATGAGCGTATGTTAGCTTTGAATATCAAACAAGAAGATTTAGATAAAACCAAAGCGAAAGTAAGAATTTCTACTGAAACCCAAGAAGGGAAAGAAAGTAGTAGTGGAATTATTTATGCAGTAAGCTTTTTAGGAGCTATCCTTATCTATATGTCTGTACTTTTGTATGGTGTACAAGTCATGAGAAGTGTTATTGAAGAAAAAACCAACAGAATTGTAGAAGTGATGATTTCTTCTGTAAAACCCGTTCAACTGATGTTGGGTAAAATTTTAGGAGTTGCAGCTGTAGGGCTCACACAGTTTTTATTATGGATATTATTAACTTTTGCTATTTCAACTGGTGTTTCAGCAGCATTGGGTGTAGATGCCAAAGATCCAAGAATAGAGCAAATGAAAGAGTTATCTAAAAATAATCCTAACATAGAAAAAGTAGAGAAAAAGAGTTCAGGAGATATGCTTGCTAATATCAATAAAGGGCTTAGCAACTTAAATATCCCTCTAATTATTGGTTGCTTTTTATTTTATTTTGTGTTTGGATACTTGTTGTATAGTGCTATGTTTGCAGCTGTAGGCTCAGCAGGCGATAATGAAACAGAAGCCCAGCAGTTTACCTTGCCAGTCAGTTTGCCACTTATATTGGGCTTTATTCTAGCCCAAAGTATTATCAATGAACCTAATGGAGGATTAGCATTTTGGATGTCTATGATACCTTTTACTTCTCCTGTAGTAATGATGGTACGTGTAGCTTCTGGCGTTCCTACTTGGGAGCTTATTTTGTCTATGAGTTTATTAATTGGAGGCTTTTTAGGTATTACTTGGGTTGCTGCCCGTATCTATAGAGTAGGTATTTTAATGTATGGAAAGAAAGTAAATTTCAAAGAAATTATCAAATGGATGATACATGGATAA